The proteins below are encoded in one region of Nasonia vitripennis strain AsymCx chromosome 3 unlocalized genomic scaffold, Nvit_psr_1.1 chr3_random0009, whole genome shotgun sequence:
- the LOC116416857 gene encoding uncharacterized protein LOC116416857, giving the protein MYRIIVQHLRIQSKANVKQILDAALFTINTNLWLGHATIQFTQKKKPIIQTEQLHLACKLISEQYEYELPKGLANFNDHAVKKLLEIDFVIAQNLLILHVEIPLTDKTTYQIYKIDTVPVFIRNSSDAVLIKPVDDYIAIQKPGSFVHVFLSQHEISKCKKFHYTKLCSINTHLTNTPDCERTTNPSDWIYSASKKITGLFTCRGHQFLINFEGIGKLQMLAECAIAVRHQTYLGLTPARIETSLTIFSETGLLNIELPVMTSNVETKIIYINDPHCIYKNNLCNQSSYCTH; this is encoded by the coding sequence ATGTACCGAATCATTGTGCAGCATTTGCGCATACAAAGTAAAGCAAATGTAAAGCAAATCTTGGATGCTGCACTATTTACCATAAACACAAATCTTTGGCTGGGACATGCCACCATCCAGTTTACCCAGAAGAAGAAGCCCATAATACAAACCGAGCAGCTACATCTGGCATGTAAGTTAATAAGTGAACAATACGAATATGAATTACCGAAAGGATTAGCAAATTTTAACGATCACGCGGTTAAAAAGTTATTAGAAATCGATTTTGTCATCgcgcaaaatttattaattttacatgTTGAAATACCGTTAACCGACAAGACCACTTATCAAATATACAAAATAGACACAGTGCCCGTATTTATACGAAACAGCAGCGATGCGGTATTAATTAAGCCTGTTGATGACTATATTGCTATTCAAAAACCCGGATCTTTTGTTCACGTTTTTCTATCACAACACGAAATTAGCAAATGTAAGAAATTTCATTACACTAAATTATGTTCAATAAACACACACTTAACGAATACTCCAGACTGCGAAAGAACAACTAATCCTAGCGATTGGATTTACTCGGcgagtaaaaaaatcacaGGTCTATTCACCTGTAGAGGACATCAGTTTCTGATTAATTTTGAAGGTATTGGTAAATTACAAATGCTGGCTGAATGTGCTATAGCAGTACGACACCAAACATATCTAGGATTAACGCCAGCAAGAATCGAAACTAGCTTGACAATTTTTTCTGAAACAGGATTACTTAACATTGAATTGCCGGTAATGACCAGTAACgttgaaacaaaaattatttatattaacgaTCCCCATTgcatatacaaaaataacctATGTAATCAATCATCATATTGTACCCACTAA